The window aatttaaaaatgttttaaactaattaataaaataataggtgactaaaaattaaaatattacatCTAAAATATtctttaaaatattcaaactatATAAGACAAAGAAGTGCTTTTTAAACgcttcttcctttctttctttttccaacGAGGGATAAAACAACCTTTTCTAAATACTCCCATCAACTAATCTAACAATTTTGTCATCTATCACTCACCAATTAATTTTGAAAAGTGTACAAATTTACCCCGATGAACTTTTGAGTATAGTTCAGAATTACAAGCTAGAAAAATAATAGTATTAAATTAAAGTCACGAAATTGCTCAATCTCGCATGCCGTATAGTATAGGGGCAGCTTCGACCTCCTTCTCCGAATATTCGACCATTTTTTTCTCGTAAAATCAAACGTCTCCATCACTGTACTAGATTTGAACTTTCTACATTTTTTTCCACTTGTGACATAAAATACACTCTCTATACTTGGTATGACTTGGCTTCACTGGGCTTGACTTGGTTATTAACTCTACTTAATACACTGTCTATATTCCATGACGTGCTTCACTGGGTATGACTTGGTTAATAAAATTACACTATTTCTTTAACTGCTTCACAGGGCAATGGACTTTGGCTTTTTAAGTCTTTGTAGGTCTTCTTCTACTTGTCTATATAAGAAGCAGCCTAATGGTTCCTGAAACGCACAACTTCAGCTCAAGTGTATCTAATTATTCTCTCATTTCCATTTTAGCTATGGCTTTATGCATTAAAAATGGCTTTCTTGCAGCTGCCCTTGTACTTGTTGGATTGTTAAGGTGCAGTATCCAAATGATAGGTCTCTCTCTCTCACCCACACACACATGTACACTACATGTATATGCACCTTGTACGATGCAGATCAACTTATATACACTAACACTGAGTTATTTACCAAGAGGGATAGGGATCACTTCCcaattattaaattttttttcttctttttttagtaGTGCACCTATATACTAAAAATCCTAGATCCTCCTCTGttcttatgtattttttttcttatcaTGCAGGGGCACAATCTATTGGAGTATGCTATGGAAAAATTGCCAACAATTTACCATCAGTTCAAGATGTTATAAAACTATACAATGCTAATGGCATCAGGAGGATGAGAATATACTATCCACACACAAATGTCTTCAATGCTCTCAAAGGAAGTAACATTGAGATCATTCTCGATGTCCCAAATCAAGATCTTGAATCCCTAACTGATCCTTCAAGAGCCAATGGATGGGTCCAGGATAACATAATAAATCATTTCCCAGATgttaaatttaaatatatatcTGTTGGAAATGAAGTATCTCCCACAAATAATGGTCAATATGCACCATTTGTTGCTCCTGCCATGCAAAACGTGTACAATGCATTAGCAGCAGCAGGATTGAAAGATCAAATCAAGGTCTCAACTGCAACATATTCAGGGATCTTAGCGAATACCTACCCGCCCAAAGACAGTATTTTTCGAGGAGAATTCAATAGTTTCATTAATCCCATAATCCAATTTCTAGTACGACATAACCTTCCACTCTTAGCCAATGTCTATCCTTATTTTGGTCACATTTTCAACACTGCTGATGTCCCACTTTCTTATGCATTGTTCACACAACAAGGAACAAATTCAGCAGGGtatcaaaatctttttgatgccCTTTTGGATTCTATGTATTTTGCTGTAGAGAAAGCTGGAGGACAAAATGTGGAGATTATTGTATCTGAAAGTGGCTGGCCTTCTGAAGGAAACTCTGCAGCAACTATTGAAAATGCTCAAACTTATTACAGAAATTTGATTAATCATGTGAAAAGCGGGGCAGGAACTCCAAAGAAACCTGGAAAGACTATAGAAACTTATTTGTTTGCCATGTTTGATGAAAATAATAAGGGAGGAGATATCACAGAGAAACACTTTGGACTCTTTTCTCCTGATCAGAGGGCAAAATATCAActcaatttcaattaattaatgcATGGTAACATTTATTGATATATATAGTGATATGAGTAATAAGGAGAAGTAGAACTGCTATGTTTTTCTCTTCAATTGAAAATGTAACTCTAGTTTCACTTTGATATTTATATGACATGTTTATTCAGATCTCGTCTTTTgttttaaattcttgaattctATTGGCAAATATCTGCGtaattttcattttaaaaaaaatactaagccTAAAAAGAGTGACTACCAATAtattcttgattattaataatcccccccccccccgagcaTGGGGTGCTTGGGAGACGGGGTGAGGTAATGGAAAACCGGTTTGCATTGGATGCTCTTTCTAACCTCCCCAAATATGATGGTTTTGTTGTCTTGGAGAGTGTTTAAGCCTACTTCTCTAGAATTTTCTTGGTCATCAATACGACATGTTCTTAACATAACTACTCTTAATTTCTTAATTATCGGTAACCCTCTGAAACAAAAGGAAAATTAATTTAGGAGATGCTCGTATTCAATCAGGATGTTTGACCTTGGATCAACCTAACCTCTATATTTCATAAGATGTTTTTTCATTGAAGAGGATGAACTAGACATTTTTCATCATCGCACCCAAGGCAAATCGAAACAAAGATCTTTCACCAATATTTTCATTCTCTTGCCCTGCTATGATACTGGTAATAAAGAGGTCTCTTTCTTTCCTCCGGCATGGTTTCTTTTCCCGTTcatgatttctttatttctacCAAGTTTTAAGCAATTTGCAGGAAGTAAACAAAGTCTTTACTTTTGAAATCCACTCCTGAAGTCACGTCACTAAAATAAAGTACTTTCGAGTTATATTTTGTCTAAAACCCTCCTTCCGTCTTAGTTAGA is drawn from Nicotiana tabacum cultivar K326 chromosome 22, ASM71507v2, whole genome shotgun sequence and contains these coding sequences:
- the LOC107811575 gene encoding glucan endo-1,3-beta-glucosidase, acidic-like → MVPETHNFSSSVSNYSLISILAMALCIKNGFLAAALVLVGLLRCSIQMIGAQSIGVCYGKIANNLPSVQDVIKLYNANGIRRMRIYYPHTNVFNALKGSNIEIILDVPNQDLESLTDPSRANGWVQDNIINHFPDVKFKYISVGNEVSPTNNGQYAPFVAPAMQNVYNALAAAGLKDQIKVSTATYSGILANTYPPKDSIFRGEFNSFINPIIQFLVRHNLPLLANVYPYFGHIFNTADVPLSYALFTQQGTNSAGYQNLFDALLDSMYFAVEKAGGQNVEIIVSESGWPSEGNSAATIENAQTYYRNLINHVKSGAGTPKKPGKTIETYLFAMFDENNKGGDITEKHFGLFSPDQRAKYQLNFN